A stretch of the Filimonas lacunae genome encodes the following:
- a CDS encoding DUF4843 domain-containing protein, with protein sequence MKKIFFVLLFIQPLFFSCKKADELLYDSADNICFNFLEKQKDSIIYTFAYTPEKAFDTIFLPVRISGLQRPFDRKFVLTVMQDSSTAQEGLHYEALKDYYIMPADTGKTKVPLIIYNKDAALIENSVSIRLLLQSSGDFGANILTAIKGKVVFSATLERPDWWGSWPLGTYSRTKHQLFIIATGVTTLTTSGLDAPKNLYLVSLLTSLLNDPFTWVKRNSDKGYVIEALAGSNDYYFYSTSNPAKKFLYRKDDAGAGYHFIDEKGLLIN encoded by the coding sequence ATGAAAAAAATATTCTTTGTACTACTTTTTATACAGCCTCTGTTTTTTTCCTGTAAAAAAGCAGATGAGCTGCTATATGACAGCGCAGACAATATCTGCTTCAACTTTCTGGAAAAGCAAAAAGACAGTATCATTTACACCTTCGCCTATACACCGGAGAAGGCGTTTGATACCATATTTCTGCCTGTTCGCATTTCCGGACTACAGCGCCCGTTTGACCGCAAATTTGTGTTAACAGTAATGCAGGACTCCTCTACTGCACAGGAGGGCCTGCACTACGAAGCATTGAAAGATTATTATATCATGCCGGCCGATACCGGCAAAACAAAGGTTCCGCTGATCATTTACAACAAAGACGCTGCCTTAATAGAAAACTCTGTAAGCATTCGCCTGCTATTGCAAAGCAGCGGTGACTTTGGAGCAAATATTCTAACAGCCATAAAAGGCAAGGTGGTATTCTCTGCCACCCTGGAACGTCCGGACTGGTGGGGCTCCTGGCCCTTAGGTACCTATTCCCGCACCAAGCACCAGTTGTTTATTATAGCTACCGGCGTAACTACACTTACTACCAGTGGCCTGGATGCGCCTAAAAACCTGTACCTGGTAAGTCTGCTTACCTCTTTATTAAATGATCCATTTACCTGGGTAAAACGCAACAGCGATAAAGGCTATGTTATTGAAGCCCTTGCAGGCAGCAACGACTACTACTTCTATAGCACCTCTAACCCTGCTAAAAAGTTCCTGTACCGGAAAGATGATGCAGGCGCAGGCTACCACTTTATTGATGAAAAAGGTTTACTGATAAACTAA
- a CDS encoding PKD domain-containing protein, protein MKKQVWYTALATLSIITATATGCNKKEAVDSGSQKAPTADFNFTIGANTALPVSVQFTNTSKNATSYSWDFGDGTTATTADVQHTYKAGGSLKVKLIAYNNFGKDSMMKELGIAGGEESPVAWQEHWGEHAQLVKRMYVSNNVAVYYDDDVNRVVTWPFDFFDNVWSYTKRVYGDFGKNISKDDRLYVILHTDKYYGGHPAGYVDDSHDYRNVIDLGASGGKNAWVDKAGWNIGASVHEIGHIVEGCSYGVKESPAFDIWGDSKWAEIFVYDVFKGVGLTTEAASTYDECMNISDTYPTAGSQWFRDWFYPIYSKYGESKALAKFFQLLSQYFPKSKFDAVYLYDRRMNMGEFIHFYSGAAGTNLQPLAAKAFGWNSDWTTQLNNARSAYASITYSGSGDALVIPGADVNITTSSTFTVSQENAGGATASEGSNQLLDNNADTKFSAGFTSGFTFNFQLKSAAAVNSYTLTSGDGDSSNDPKTWTFEASNNGNSWTKLDEQTTQWFPGRKQFRRFRFSNTNTYQYYRLVVNSTRGSSNIQLSETGIWKTN, encoded by the coding sequence ATGAAAAAACAAGTATGGTATACAGCATTGGCCACCCTTTCCATTATCACCGCTACAGCCACCGGCTGTAACAAAAAAGAAGCGGTAGATAGTGGCAGTCAAAAGGCGCCAACAGCTGATTTTAACTTTACCATAGGCGCCAACACAGCCCTTCCCGTTTCGGTACAGTTTACCAACACCTCTAAAAATGCCACTTCGTACAGCTGGGACTTTGGCGACGGCACCACTGCCACCACGGCCGATGTACAACACACCTATAAAGCAGGCGGTAGTTTAAAAGTAAAGCTGATTGCTTACAACAACTTTGGCAAAGACAGCATGATGAAAGAACTGGGCATTGCCGGCGGTGAAGAATCGCCGGTAGCCTGGCAGGAACACTGGGGCGAACATGCACAGCTGGTAAAAAGGATGTATGTAAGCAACAACGTGGCGGTGTATTATGATGACGATGTGAACCGTGTAGTTACCTGGCCTTTTGATTTTTTTGACAATGTATGGTCCTATACCAAAAGAGTATATGGTGATTTTGGTAAAAACATCAGCAAGGACGATCGTTTATACGTGATCCTGCACACCGATAAATACTATGGCGGCCACCCCGCTGGTTATGTAGATGATAGCCACGATTACCGCAACGTCATTGACCTTGGAGCCAGTGGCGGTAAAAATGCCTGGGTGGATAAGGCAGGCTGGAACATTGGGGCATCTGTTCATGAAATAGGCCACATTGTAGAAGGTTGCAGCTACGGCGTAAAAGAGTCGCCCGCTTTTGATATATGGGGCGATAGCAAATGGGCGGAGATATTTGTATACGATGTGTTTAAAGGTGTAGGTCTTACTACAGAAGCAGCCAGCACGTATGATGAGTGCATGAACATTTCTGATACTTACCCTACTGCCGGATCACAATGGTTTCGCGATTGGTTTTATCCCATCTATAGCAAGTATGGTGAATCAAAAGCACTGGCAAAGTTCTTCCAGCTGTTATCTCAATACTTCCCTAAATCAAAATTCGACGCTGTTTACCTCTACGACAGGCGTATGAATATGGGCGAGTTTATTCACTTCTACAGCGGCGCAGCTGGCACCAACCTGCAACCACTGGCAGCCAAAGCCTTTGGCTGGAACAGTGACTGGACCACGCAATTAAATAATGCCCGATCCGCTTACGCTTCCATCACCTATTCCGGTAGCGGCGATGCATTGGTAATACCAGGTGCAGATGTCAATATCACTACCAGCAGCACCTTCACTGTCAGCCAGGAAAATGCGGGCGGCGCCACTGCTTCGGAAGGAAGTAACCAATTGCTGGATAACAACGCTGATACTAAATTTTCAGCCGGCTTTACCTCAGGCTTCACCTTTAACTTCCAATTAAAGAGTGCAGCAGCGGTTAACTCCTATACACTTACCTCTGGCGATGGCGATAGCAGCAACGATCCTAAAACATGGACTTTTGAAGCTTCTAACAATGGCAACAGCTGGACAAAGCTGGATGAACAAACCACACAATGGTTCCCCGGCCGCAAGCAGTTTCGCCGTTTCCGGTTCAGCAATACCAACACATACCAATATTACCGCCTGGTGGTGAACAGCACCCGTGGCAGCAGCAATATTCAATTATCAGAAACAGGCATCTGGAAAACCAATTAA
- a CDS encoding TlpA disulfide reductase family protein, which yields MKKQLLTPLALLPLLVAAQAPNFTVTGKIGHLNAPAKVYFDYMDDGKSKSDSAFVKDGAFRFTGHTSPYSYVRMGLSHDGSGKQRAVYGGDVIYFYMGKEKVKIQSADSLIHATISGSKVNEEYNAYNRFIGGTIMELTKAVNIAFSSGTAAQQKDTAYFQTIDKQYRQNIANRATKQIEFAQQYPNSYFSVIALSEAGGMKGVSSVETLYNNLSEELRNTDPGKELAQRINAAHTIVEGATAPAFTQNNINGQPVTLNSYRGKYVLLEFWASWCSPCRAENPNLRKQYAQYKDKGFEVLGVSLDDDKQKWAQAIEADQLPWTHVSDLKGWNNEVGRLYGIRAVPASFLLNPEGKIIGINLRGETLNNKLATIWPQE from the coding sequence ATGAAAAAACAGCTTTTAACACCCCTGGCGCTGCTTCCCTTATTGGTAGCAGCCCAGGCTCCCAATTTCACCGTAACGGGAAAAATAGGCCACTTAAATGCGCCTGCAAAGGTATATTTCGATTATATGGACGACGGTAAAAGCAAAAGTGATTCTGCCTTTGTAAAAGATGGCGCATTCCGCTTTACCGGGCATACCTCTCCCTACTCGTATGTACGTATGGGTCTGTCTCATGATGGCAGCGGCAAACAACGGGCGGTATATGGTGGTGATGTTATTTATTTCTACATGGGAAAAGAGAAGGTAAAAATTCAATCGGCCGACTCGCTGATACATGCTACTATCAGCGGCTCTAAGGTGAATGAAGAATACAATGCTTATAACCGGTTCATCGGCGGCACTATTATGGAGCTTACCAAAGCCGTAAACATTGCCTTTTCCAGCGGCACAGCAGCGCAGCAAAAAGATACCGCCTATTTCCAGACTATTGACAAGCAATATCGCCAGAACATAGCCAACCGTGCCACTAAGCAAATTGAATTTGCGCAGCAGTATCCCAATAGTTATTTCAGCGTTATTGCCCTTTCCGAAGCAGGCGGCATGAAAGGAGTAAGCAGTGTAGAAACATTATACAACAACCTGAGTGAAGAATTACGTAACACCGATCCAGGTAAGGAACTGGCGCAACGTATTAATGCAGCACACACCATTGTAGAAGGCGCCACTGCGCCTGCATTTACTCAAAACAATATCAACGGCCAACCGGTAACATTAAACAGCTATCGTGGCAAATATGTGTTACTGGAATTCTGGGCCAGCTGGTGCTCGCCCTGCCGCGCCGAAAATCCTAACCTGCGCAAACAATACGCACAGTATAAAGACAAAGGCTTTGAAGTGCTGGGCGTGTCGCTGGATGATGATAAGCAGAAATGGGCACAGGCCATTGAAGCTGATCAACTCCCCTGGACACATGTATCAGATTTGAAAGGATGGAATAATGAAGTAGGAAGACTATACGGAATAAGGGCTGTACCTGCCAGCTTTCTGCTAAACCCGGAAGGAAAAATTATCGGGATTAATCTGCGGGGCGAAACACTCAATAATAAACTGGCCACCATTTGGCCACAGGAATAA
- a CDS encoding PKD-like family lipoprotein has translation MKRIHILTFLLLAAFITSSCYKDKGNYTYSKPEAPAINNLDTLYYAVVGDSLVIDPKVTIGNAAHLSLEWKIGGPDLESDLVYTGDQLRIIFSLGATHYDGHLTITNNDNGMKYFKDFSIQGRTDFSTGTTVLSKENGITQLSFIKNDGSIRPRIYEALNGAALPNNPTRLLGLIKENIVPRAVTSYWIITNDGVNGGVQVDANNLKKIKTLANNYFDPPSSLTVNNLEDNTSGTLQGVIDGKFVWGYDLTWNQAPIYGMFGVPLEGDYQLSPWFIYNNAATPFYIGYDVNTKSFLRINLYGTPVFFGTNYESIDTAGAFDPKNVGLDLIHMKQINNNYCYAFGKDASGTLYELRFVVNFNGPFTFTTNYKRAFKQPELITANTKWQSTDDRIFYFSSGTKVYRYNPESQTIQPLAADFGSKEVSMLKLLNQNTLVAGIDNKLLYLDIQTGSSGNIIKTIEGIPGTPIDIYQRD, from the coding sequence ATGAAAAGAATTCACATACTCACCTTTTTGCTGCTGGCTGCTTTTATTACCAGCTCATGCTATAAAGACAAAGGAAACTATACCTACAGCAAACCCGAAGCTCCGGCTATTAACAACCTGGATACTTTGTATTATGCAGTGGTAGGCGACAGTTTAGTTATCGATCCTAAAGTAACTATAGGTAATGCTGCCCATCTTTCCCTGGAGTGGAAAATAGGCGGCCCAGATCTGGAAAGTGACCTTGTATATACAGGCGATCAACTGCGTATCATATTCAGCCTGGGGGCTACGCATTATGATGGACATCTTACCATTACCAACAACGATAATGGCATGAAGTACTTCAAAGACTTTTCTATACAGGGCAGAACCGATTTTAGCACCGGCACCACCGTATTAAGTAAGGAAAATGGTATTACCCAGCTTTCTTTTATTAAAAACGATGGCAGTATCAGGCCCAGAATTTATGAAGCATTAAACGGAGCAGCATTGCCCAATAACCCCACGCGCCTGCTGGGCTTAATAAAGGAGAACATTGTACCCCGTGCTGTTACCAGCTATTGGATCATTACCAATGATGGTGTAAATGGTGGTGTTCAAGTTGACGCCAACAACCTCAAGAAAATTAAAACACTGGCCAACAATTATTTCGATCCACCATCCAGCCTTACCGTAAACAACCTGGAAGACAATACTTCCGGCACATTACAAGGTGTGATTGATGGCAAATTTGTTTGGGGGTACGATCTCACCTGGAACCAGGCGCCTATCTATGGCATGTTTGGCGTACCGCTGGAAGGTGATTACCAGCTATCTCCGTGGTTCATTTATAATAATGCCGCTACACCATTTTATATAGGGTATGATGTTAATACCAAAAGCTTTTTACGAATTAACCTGTATGGCACACCTGTATTTTTTGGCACCAACTACGAGAGCATTGACACCGCAGGAGCCTTCGACCCTAAAAACGTAGGACTGGATCTGATTCATATGAAGCAGATCAACAACAATTACTGCTACGCTTTTGGTAAGGATGCATCCGGCACTTTATATGAACTGCGTTTTGTAGTCAATTTTAATGGTCCGTTCACTTTTACCACCAATTATAAAAGAGCCTTTAAACAACCTGAATTGATTACCGCCAACACCAAATGGCAAAGCACCGACGACCGCATCTTTTATTTCAGCAGCGGCACTAAAGTGTACCGCTACAATCCCGAAAGTCAGACTATACAACCCCTCGCTGCTGATTTTGGTAGCAAAGAGGTGTCTATGTTAAAGCTGTTAAACCAGAATACACTGGTGGCAGGTATTGATAACAAACTGCTGTACCTGGATATACAAACCGGCAGCAGCGGCAACATTATAAAAACCATAGAAGGCATTCCCGGCACTCCCATTGACATTTACCAGAGAGATTAA
- a CDS encoding sensor histidine kinase, with product MQITTTLTNLWHWLIGTRPSFSKANIAFNTIGIITLMILLVFLPFNLAMGLGNIAVSLILLITLQLVFYYFSRFRKQYSVSIICYAIVSYIAMAALFFFNSGSKGPTIFLFFLTFQLLIAFSANRWHFVWFIAHFLVIPMLMLIEYFKPEWVPDTYGTRKDYFIDLVVSYLVILVGIYWITNYLRKNYLRKKNIVDEYAAKIEQQHREILVKNAQLEKLNQEKTKLFSVVSHDLRTPLAVAVSLNELINDFPLEETERMQLQRELYELAKNTLDMFNNLQAWSSGQLKGGVRVNLGKVQVKPVVDKVVLAQQLFAAKKQVKMNVKVHEDFAVTADMDMLELIVRNLVQNAIKFTPVSGEIHIEHVTEDGRGIITIRDTGVGMTDQQIQNLFTLQLSPSYGTGNEKGSGIGLHLCKEFVLLQEGEIWVDSVINKGSAFYVALPV from the coding sequence TTGCAGATAACTACAACACTTACCAACCTGTGGCACTGGCTCATCGGAACCAGACCCTCTTTCTCAAAAGCAAACATTGCTTTTAATACCATTGGCATTATCACCCTTATGATATTGCTGGTGTTTTTACCATTTAACCTGGCCATGGGGCTTGGCAATATTGCTGTTTCTTTGATATTGCTAATCACCTTGCAGCTGGTGTTTTATTACTTTTCCCGGTTTAGAAAACAGTATTCTGTCAGCATTATATGTTACGCTATAGTAAGCTATATAGCAATGGCTGCATTGTTCTTCTTTAACTCGGGCAGTAAAGGGCCTACCATCTTTTTGTTTTTCCTCACCTTCCAGTTGCTGATTGCCTTTTCGGCTAATCGTTGGCATTTTGTATGGTTTATTGCGCATTTTCTGGTAATACCCATGTTAATGCTTATCGAGTACTTTAAGCCGGAATGGGTACCAGACACCTATGGTACACGTAAAGATTACTTTATAGACCTGGTAGTGAGCTACCTGGTAATTCTGGTAGGTATTTACTGGATTACCAATTACCTGCGTAAAAACTACCTGCGTAAGAAGAATATAGTAGACGAGTATGCCGCTAAAATTGAACAACAGCATCGGGAGATATTGGTAAAGAATGCCCAGCTGGAAAAACTGAACCAGGAGAAAACCAAATTGTTTTCTGTGGTTTCGCACGATTTGCGTACTCCCCTGGCAGTAGCAGTAAGTTTAAACGAGCTGATTAACGATTTTCCGCTGGAAGAGACAGAACGGATGCAATTGCAACGTGAGCTGTATGAATTGGCTAAAAACACGCTGGATATGTTTAACAACCTGCAGGCATGGTCGAGCGGGCAGTTAAAAGGCGGTGTACGGGTAAATCTGGGTAAGGTGCAGGTAAAACCTGTAGTAGATAAAGTTGTGTTAGCCCAGCAGCTGTTTGCAGCTAAAAAGCAGGTAAAGATGAACGTGAAGGTGCATGAAGACTTTGCAGTTACTGCCGACATGGATATGCTGGAACTGATTGTGCGTAACCTGGTACAGAACGCTATTAAGTTTACACCCGTTTCTGGTGAAATTCATATTGAACATGTTACGGAAGACGGCAGAGGTATTATTACCATCAGGGATACGGGTGTGGGTATGACCGATCAGCAGATTCAAAACCTGTTTACACTGCAATTATCACCCAGCTATGGCACCGGTAATGAAAAAGGCAGCGGTATTGGCTTACATCTTTGTAAAGAGTTTGTGCTGTTGCAGGAAGGCGAGATATGGGTAGATTCGGTAATTAACAAAGGGAGTGCCTTTTATGTGGCATTGCCTGTATAA